From the genome of Candidatus Rhodoluna planktonica:
CTTTACTCAATTCCCGGATTCGCCCTTCTTTGAGCGGACCGAGGTGAATTGGGCCGAATTGCCGTCTGACCAGTTCGATAACCGGGTACCCCAAAAAGTCAAACATTCGGCGAACAATTCGATTTCTGCCCGAGTGCAGGGTGATTTCAATCAGGCTTTCAAACTCTGAAACATCGAGGATGTGAGCGCGATCGGCCTTGATGAAGCCATCCTCGAGTTCGAAACCGCTCATAAGCTTGTGAATCAACTGTGAGGTGGCAGTTCCCGAGATTTTTGCCACATACGTTTTTTCGACACCAAATTTTGGATGAGCCAATTTGTGGGCTAGGTCACCGTCGTTGGTCATGATGATTAAGCCAGTGGTTTCCGAGTCGAGTCGACCGACATTGAAAACGCGGTCGTAACCAACAACAAACTGCATTAGGTCTGGGCGGCCGTTTTCATCAGCCATTGAGCTAACCACGCCTTTGGGCTTATTCAAAGCTAGGTAAACCCTGGAAGCATCTAGTTGAATCGGCATACCGTTGACCGATACTCGGTCTACAGCGGGGTCGATTCGGGTACCGAGCTCTTTGACCACCCGATCGTTTACTTTGACACGACCCTGAACAATCAGATCCTCGCAAACTCGGCGAGAAGCCACGCCGGCAGCGGCCATAACTTTTTGAAGGCGAATGCCCTCGACTAAATCATCGGACATCAAAATTCTCGCTCGCATCTGGTAGGTAAGGTGAAATAAGCGGCAATTCGTCAAGCGAATTGATGCCTAAGGCTTCTAATAGCAACTCGGTCGTTCCGTAGTTGATGGCTCCGGTTTCGGAGTCGGTAAATAATTCGGTAATCAAGCCGCGGCTGAGCAGGGTCTTAACCACCGAGTCAACATTTACGGCACGAATTGAGGCAATCTGGCCTCTGGAAATAGGTTGACGGTAAGCGATGACAGCAAGGGTCTCGAGAGCCGCTTGACTCAACTTAGTTGGATTTTCATTGGCTAAAAATAGTTTTACGGCCCAGTCGTAACTCTGGCGCACATAGATTCTCCAGCCACCACCGACTTCACGCAGTTCGAAACCGCGATCCGACTCGTCGTACTCGGCCTTGATTTCTAGAACCAAGTCACGAACTTGGTTTACCGGCAGTTCAAGTGCTGTGGCGATGGTCAGCAGCGACATAGGCGCATCGCTAATCATCAAGATAGCTTCAATCGCGGATTTGAAATTCTCCTCCAACGGATTTGTTGAATCATGAGTCATAGTCGGCCCCCAAAGTAGCTAATTGTTCTTCGTCAAAGTTTTGGGCACGCCACTGCAGCTGCAAATCTCCCAACGGGGATTCTTGTTCAAAACTAATCGCTGCTAAGCGGTAAAGCTCAAGCACTGCCAGAAAACGAGCCACCACGATGGCTCGATCTTTTACTGAGCCAATTAATTCGCGAAAAGTTAGTGCACCTGCTGAGCGCAATTGCGACACAACCTCTCTAGCCTGCTCTCGAATGCTTACCCTTGGCGCGTGCAAATGTGTCAAACCAACTGAGGGAATCTCTCGAGGAGTCATAGTCTCCTGCGCCAATTTGGCAAAATCCTGCAGTGATAGTGTCCAAACCAGTTCGGGCTTCTGGTTCAGGAATCGATCTTCCACCCTTACGTCACGGGCTATTCTCATCGACTCGATGTCGAGAGCAGACTGGAACCAGGCGGAAATCTCTTTGAAGGCGCGGTATTGGAGCAATCGGGCAAATAGCAGATCTCTAGCCTCGAGTAAGGCCACATCCTCGGCGTCGACAACCTCGCCCTTAGGCAGTAAGCCAGCGATTTTTAGATCAAGCAGAGTTGCGGCAATTACCAAAAATTCGCTCGCCTGCTCCAACTCCTCTGATTCATCGAGTTGTTTTAGATAGCTGATGAACTCATCGGTAACTCGGCTAAGCGAAACCTCGGTGATGTCTAATTCATGTTTGGAAATTAATGACAGCAGCAAATCAAATGGGCCCTCGAAGTTACCTAGGCTGACTGCAAATCCGCTGTTTTTATCAGGAACTTCGAGTTCGATGTTATGGGGCGCAGCCACGAGAAACCAGTTCGGCTGCCACTGAACGATAAGAGTTGGCAGCATCTGAATCTGAGGCAAATTCGGTTATTGGCGCCTGAGCCACAGTGGCATCGGGGAACTTAACCGTGCGGTTGATGACGGTCTTGAAGACTTTTTGGCCAAAAGCATCGTGAAGTCGCTCTAAAACCTCTCGCGAGTGCAAGGTGCGCGGATCAAACATTGTTGCCAGGATTCCATCAAGCTGAAGGGTTGGGTTTAGGCCCT
Proteins encoded in this window:
- a CDS encoding pseudouridine synthase, with the translated sequence MSDDLVEGIRLQKVMAAAGVASRRVCEDLIVQGRVKVNDRVVKELGTRIDPAVDRVSVNGMPIQLDASRVYLALNKPKGVVSSMADENGRPDLMQFVVGYDRVFNVGRLDSETTGLIIMTNDGDLAHKLAHPKFGVEKTYVAKISGTATSQLIHKLMSGFELEDGFIKADRAHILDVSEFESLIEITLHSGRNRIVRRMFDFLGYPVIELVRRQFGPIHLGPLKEGRIRELSKVEVSALMKAADSDRPKQPRTARSTKPQARKR
- the scpB gene encoding SMC-Scp complex subunit ScpB; translation: MTHDSTNPLEENFKSAIEAILMISDAPMSLLTIATALELPVNQVRDLVLEIKAEYDESDRGFELREVGGGWRIYVRQSYDWAVKLFLANENPTKLSQAALETLAVIAYRQPISRGQIASIRAVNVDSVVKTLLSRGLITELFTDSETGAINYGTTELLLEALGINSLDELPLISPYLPDASENFDVR
- a CDS encoding segregation and condensation protein A — its product is MLPTLIVQWQPNWFLVAAPHNIELEVPDKNSGFAVSLGNFEGPFDLLLSLISKHELDITEVSLSRVTDEFISYLKQLDESEELEQASEFLVIAATLLDLKIAGLLPKGEVVDAEDVALLEARDLLFARLLQYRAFKEISAWFQSALDIESMRIARDVRVEDRFLNQKPELVWTLSLQDFAKLAQETMTPREIPSVGLTHLHAPRVSIREQAREVVSQLRSAGALTFRELIGSVKDRAIVVARFLAVLELYRLAAISFEQESPLGDLQLQWRAQNFDEEQLATLGADYDS